Below is a genomic region from Ancylomarina subtilis.
TTAATCTCATTTTATAACCTTTTTCCAATGGCTATGATTTTATAATTCTCAAAATGCAATACAAATTAAATACTTTCAAGTCTTAATTTCGCATTTTCGAGCTAAGATTTTTAATCTGATTATTTTTTTATAAATTTAAGCTTGACGAATCGAATAACAAAACATCTTTTTTTTGTTAAAAAAATAACATATGGACACAAGCAAAGTTGATCTTTTCTTAATGACAAATGCCAAGTATTTTGAAAGTTATCAGATCTCAACAATCAAAAATATGATTCAGGATTTAGATGATGACAAATTCATTATTTTGCAAACCTTAAACCTGAAAGATCCAACCATTGCACTTGTTCTTTCTCTTTTAAATATTGTCGCACCCTTTTCATTCGACCGTTTTTTTATTGGTGACATTGGTTTGGGTATCATCAAACTATTAACCTGCGGTGGGTTATTTATTTGGATCATTGTTGATTGGTTTATCATTATGGAGCGTACACGCCAGATTAACTTCGAAAAACTTCAACAAGCATTGCAATATAATGCCTAGAACGAGATTATATGGCCTCGTTATCCTGCTTTCCATCCTTGCTTATAGCTGGCTTATCTACAACCTCTTTTACCTTAATGTAAGCGAAAAAGTAATCACTGTTTGCTGGTTTAAAACCCTTAGTGGTATACCTTGTCCGGCATGTGGTTCAACCAGTGGGATTATCGAAATTTTCAGAGGTAACTTTTCTCAAGCCTTTCAATACAACCCTCTTTCATTCAGCTCGCTTTTTATTCTCATTTTTGCTTCAATTTGGGTTGTGTCTGATTTGATTCGTAAAAAAGAGGGCTTCCACCACTTTTATTTGACCATCAACAATCAACTAAAAAAAAAGAGAATAATCATACCGATTATCCTCTTATTTATAAGTATTTGGATTTGGAATATCTACAAAGCTATTCACTAAGTTGTATTCAGGTTAATTC
It encodes:
- a CDS encoding TM2 domain-containing protein, with the translated sequence MDTSKVDLFLMTNAKYFESYQISTIKNMIQDLDDDKFIILQTLNLKDPTIALVLSLLNIVAPFSFDRFFIGDIGLGIIKLLTCGGLFIWIIVDWFIIMERTRQINFEKLQQALQYNA
- a CDS encoding DUF2752 domain-containing protein; this translates as MPRTRLYGLVILLSILAYSWLIYNLFYLNVSEKVITVCWFKTLSGIPCPACGSTSGIIEIFRGNFSQAFQYNPLSFSSLFILIFASIWVVSDLIRKKEGFHHFYLTINNQLKKKRIIIPIILLFISIWIWNIYKAIH